From Azospirillum humicireducens, a single genomic window includes:
- a CDS encoding LysR substrate-binding domain-containing protein yields MNLSALSLRDLEYVVAVAELRHFGRAAERCAVSQPSLSAQIRKLEEALGLSLFERTSRKVLLTPRGEAIVAQARVVLEEARRLLALADGSGGALTGRLRLAAIHTLGPYLFPHILPPLREAWPDLTLILSEGRTDSLLEELRDGRLDAVLLALPVESDGLVAEPLFFEPFLLAHPAGHRLCSSPTLSLNDLDPSELLLLEEGHCLRDQALAACGLSARGGGVHATGLETLRHMVAAGAGCTLMPLLAAEGDAGRTASVGGLVDYRPFDASSNGTRPPGRIIGLVWRASDPRDRGLRDLAALLHRVMPAGTGPVLS; encoded by the coding sequence ATGAATCTCTCCGCCCTCTCCCTGCGTGACCTCGAATATGTCGTCGCCGTCGCCGAACTGCGCCATTTCGGCCGAGCCGCCGAACGCTGCGCCGTCAGCCAGCCGTCGCTGAGCGCCCAGATCCGCAAGCTGGAGGAGGCTCTCGGCCTCTCCCTGTTCGAGCGGACAAGCCGCAAGGTCCTGCTGACCCCGCGCGGCGAGGCCATCGTCGCCCAGGCCCGCGTGGTCTTGGAGGAGGCGCGCCGGCTGCTGGCCCTGGCCGACGGGTCGGGCGGTGCGCTGACCGGGCGGCTGCGGCTGGCGGCGATCCACACGCTGGGGCCCTACCTGTTCCCGCACATCCTGCCGCCGCTGCGCGAGGCCTGGCCCGACCTGACGCTGATCCTGTCGGAAGGGCGGACCGACAGTCTGCTGGAGGAGCTGCGCGACGGCCGGCTCGACGCCGTGCTGCTGGCCCTGCCGGTGGAGAGCGACGGGCTGGTGGCGGAGCCGCTGTTCTTCGAGCCCTTCCTGCTCGCCCATCCCGCCGGCCATCGCCTCTGTTCGTCGCCCACCCTGTCGCTGAACGACCTCGACCCGTCCGAGCTTCTGCTGCTGGAGGAGGGGCATTGCCTGCGCGATCAGGCGCTGGCCGCCTGCGGCCTCAGCGCGCGCGGCGGCGGGGTGCACGCCACCGGGCTGGAGACCTTGCGCCACATGGTGGCCGCCGGTGCCGGCTGCACGCTGATGCCGCTGCTGGCGGCCGAGGGGGACGCCGGACGGACAGCCAGCGTCGGCGGGTTGGTGGATTACCGCCCCTTCGATGCGTCCTCCAACGGCACCCGCCCGCCCGGCCGCATCATCGGTCTGGTCTGGCGGGCCAGCGATCCGCGTGACCGCGGTCTGCGCGATCTGGCGGCCTTGCTGCACCGCGTGATGCCGGCAGGCACCGGACCGGTCCTATCCTGA
- a CDS encoding catalase: MTRMSTLTTSFGQPVPDNQNSLSAGPRGPLLLQDFHLIEKLAHFNRERIPERVVHAKGAGAYGSFRVTRDVTGWTKAAFLSSVGKETPVFLRFSTVGGEKGSADAERDPRGFAVKFYTEEGNYDLVGNNTPVFFLRDPLKFPDFIHTQKRNPATNLKDPTAMWDFFSLSPETMHQLTILFSDRGTPRSYRHMDGFGSHTFSWINAANERFWVKYHFKTRQGIENFTAAQAVTMGGIDPDHATRDLFASIEDGDFPAWTVSVQIMPEAEADDYRINPFDLTKVWPHADYPLIEIGELVLNRNPENFFAETEQSAFSPASVVPGISFSPDKMLQGRLFAYADAHRYRLGGNYAQIPVNKPQGCPVHNYQRDGAMRTDGNGGARPNYEPNSFGGPTQTGVASEPPLRIRGDAAHYDHREGNDDYAQAGALFRLIGAEAQDRLMDNIAGSLSKAPLFIQQRQLKHFLAADPAYGEGVAKRLGLSVAQAAE; encoded by the coding sequence ATGACCCGGATGAGCACCCTGACCACCAGCTTCGGCCAGCCCGTTCCCGACAACCAGAATTCGCTGAGCGCAGGGCCGCGCGGTCCGCTGCTGCTGCAGGACTTCCACCTGATCGAGAAGCTGGCCCATTTCAACCGCGAACGCATTCCGGAGCGCGTGGTCCACGCCAAGGGAGCCGGCGCCTATGGCAGCTTCCGCGTCACCCGCGACGTGACCGGCTGGACCAAGGCCGCCTTCCTGTCGTCGGTCGGCAAGGAAACGCCGGTCTTCCTGCGCTTCTCCACCGTCGGCGGCGAGAAGGGCTCCGCCGATGCCGAGCGCGACCCGCGCGGCTTCGCCGTGAAGTTCTACACGGAAGAGGGCAACTACGATCTGGTCGGCAACAACACACCGGTCTTCTTCCTGCGCGATCCGCTGAAGTTCCCCGACTTCATCCACACCCAGAAGCGCAACCCGGCCACCAACCTGAAGGACCCCACCGCGATGTGGGACTTCTTCTCGCTGTCGCCGGAGACGATGCACCAACTGACCATCCTGTTCAGCGACCGCGGCACCCCGCGCAGCTACCGCCACATGGACGGCTTCGGCAGCCACACCTTCTCGTGGATCAACGCGGCGAACGAGCGCTTCTGGGTCAAGTATCACTTCAAGACCCGCCAGGGCATCGAGAACTTCACCGCCGCGCAGGCGGTGACGATGGGCGGCATCGACCCCGACCACGCCACCCGCGACCTGTTCGCCTCGATCGAGGACGGCGATTTCCCGGCCTGGACCGTCTCGGTGCAGATCATGCCGGAGGCGGAGGCCGACGATTACCGCATCAACCCGTTCGACCTGACCAAGGTGTGGCCGCATGCCGACTACCCGCTGATCGAGATCGGCGAACTGGTGCTGAACCGCAACCCGGAGAATTTCTTCGCCGAGACCGAGCAGTCCGCCTTCAGCCCGGCCAGCGTGGTGCCCGGCATCTCCTTCAGCCCCGACAAGATGCTGCAGGGCCGGCTGTTCGCCTATGCCGACGCCCACCGCTACCGGCTGGGCGGCAACTACGCCCAGATCCCGGTGAACAAGCCGCAGGGCTGCCCGGTCCACAACTATCAGCGCGACGGGGCCATGCGCACCGACGGCAACGGCGGCGCCCGGCCGAACTACGAGCCGAACAGCTTCGGCGGCCCGACGCAGACCGGTGTCGCGAGCGAACCGCCGCTGCGCATCCGCGGCGACGCCGCCCACTACGACCACCGCGAGGGCAACGACGATTATGCCCAGGCCGGCGCGCTGTTCCGCCTGATCGGCGCCGAGGCTCAGGACCGCCTGATGGACAACATCGCCGGCAGCCTGAGCAAGGCCCCGTTGTTCATCCAGCAGCGCCAGTTGAAGCACTTCCTGGCCGCCGACCCGGCCTATGGCGAGGGCGTGGCCAAGCGGCTGGGCCTGAGCGTGGCGCAGGCCGCGGAGTGA
- a CDS encoding lytic transglycosylase domain-containing protein encodes MTGGSVRRLKPLLTCAALTALLSACASGGGSHRTATPAEIDAHIAEASKRFDMPELWIREVIRQESGGRTTVNGKPIVSKAGAMGLMQVMPGTYEEMRRKHDLGSDPFDPHDNIIAGTAYL; translated from the coding sequence ATGACCGGGGGTTCCGTGCGTCGCCTGAAGCCGTTGCTGACCTGCGCCGCCCTGACCGCCCTGCTGAGCGCCTGCGCCAGCGGGGGCGGATCGCACCGCACCGCCACCCCGGCGGAGATCGACGCCCACATCGCCGAGGCATCCAAGCGCTTCGACATGCCGGAGCTTTGGATTCGCGAAGTCATCCGCCAGGAAAGCGGCGGGCGCACCACCGTCAACGGCAAGCCCATCGTCAGCAAGGCCGGCGCGATGGGCCTGATGCAGGTGATGCCCGGCACTTACGAGGAGATGCGGCGCAAGCACGATCTGGGCTCCGACCCGTTCGATCCGCATGACAACATCATCGCCGGCACCGCCTATCTG
- a CDS encoding SPOR domain-containing protein, with translation MAGPATAGGGVWTVQLGAFRSPDDSQRVIDRARNSMPVLSRSQRVVQAVDTQTGPLYRARLSGLSQQDAASACSGLVTIGMACFVVAPGA, from the coding sequence ATGGCCGGGCCGGCGACCGCCGGCGGCGGGGTGTGGACGGTTCAGCTCGGCGCCTTCCGCTCGCCCGACGACAGCCAGCGTGTGATCGACCGCGCCCGCAACTCCATGCCGGTGCTGTCGCGCTCGCAACGGGTGGTGCAGGCGGTGGATACCCAGACCGGACCGCTCTACCGTGCCCGCCTGTCGGGCCTGTCGCAGCAGGATGCGGCCAGCGCCTGCAGCGGGCTGGTCACCATCGGCATGGCTTGCTTCGTGGTGGCGCCGGGAGCGTGA
- a CDS encoding GAF domain-containing protein, with amino-acid sequence MSDRQDHHPVLTLDAIRTCLEGVIPATIATVAPDGTPNVSQLSQVHYVDPGHIALSYQFFNKTRANILDCRDALLEVIDPSTGAQYRLRLDYLRTETDGPLFESMKAKLSGIASHVGMAEVFRLRGADLFRVTEIEAVPGGRPLPARIRPRSLLSAVRRACEGLRGCADLSDLLDRAIMALRDLFGVEHALILLPDAASGRLFTVAALGYEASGEAAGEASKRGSGIGWEVAPGDGVIGVAARERVPIRITHMTTDVAYSMAMRQGTAAGPLHEIPFPGLERPHSQLAVPILTHEAGDGRGGLGGVLFVESAQEMRFTYDDEDALATLAAQLGALMRSLPAAQTTEVEDPPAEPAPAPAPAPAGGPPITVRHYTTDDSVFLDHDYLIKGVAGAILWKLVREHTILGRTDFTNRELRLAPDIPLPDFAENLEARLILLQRRLDDRRGPLRIEKTGRGRFRLLVETPLRLEEMQ; translated from the coding sequence ATGAGCGACCGGCAAGACCACCATCCCGTGCTGACGCTGGATGCCATCCGAACCTGTCTGGAGGGGGTGATCCCCGCCACCATCGCCACAGTGGCGCCGGACGGCACGCCCAACGTCTCGCAGCTGTCTCAGGTCCATTACGTCGATCCCGGCCACATCGCCCTATCCTATCAGTTCTTCAACAAGACGCGGGCCAACATCCTGGACTGCCGGGATGCGCTTCTCGAGGTCATCGACCCGTCGACCGGCGCGCAGTACCGGCTGCGGCTGGACTATCTGCGGACCGAGACCGACGGGCCGCTGTTCGAGAGCATGAAGGCCAAGCTGTCGGGGATCGCCTCGCATGTCGGGATGGCGGAGGTGTTCCGGCTGCGCGGTGCCGACCTGTTCCGGGTGACGGAGATCGAGGCGGTGCCCGGCGGCCGTCCCCTGCCAGCGCGCATACGCCCGCGCAGCCTGCTGTCGGCCGTCCGGCGCGCCTGCGAGGGCTTGCGCGGCTGCGCCGACCTGTCGGACCTGCTCGACCGCGCCATCATGGCCCTGCGCGACCTGTTCGGGGTGGAGCATGCGCTGATCCTGCTGCCGGACGCCGCCAGCGGGCGGCTGTTCACCGTCGCGGCGCTGGGTTACGAGGCCAGCGGGGAGGCGGCCGGGGAGGCGAGCAAGCGGGGCAGCGGCATCGGTTGGGAGGTTGCACCCGGCGACGGCGTGATCGGGGTGGCGGCGCGCGAACGGGTGCCGATCCGCATCACCCACATGACCACCGATGTCGCCTACAGCATGGCGATGCGGCAGGGCACGGCGGCGGGGCCGTTGCACGAGATCCCCTTCCCCGGTCTGGAGCGGCCGCACAGCCAGCTGGCGGTGCCGATCCTGACACATGAGGCCGGGGACGGCCGCGGCGGGCTGGGCGGGGTGCTGTTCGTGGAGAGCGCCCAGGAGATGCGCTTCACCTACGACGACGAGGATGCACTGGCGACGCTCGCCGCACAGCTGGGCGCGCTGATGCGCAGCCTGCCCGCGGCCCAGACGACGGAGGTGGAGGACCCGCCGGCCGAACCTGCACCGGCACCGGCACCGGCACCGGCCGGCGGCCCGCCGATCACCGTGCGCCATTACACCACCGACGACAGCGTCTTCCTCGACCACGATTATCTGATCAAGGGCGTGGCCGGGGCGATCCTGTGGAAGCTGGTGCGAGAGCATACCATTCTGGGGCGCACCGATTTCACCAACCGCGAACTGCGGCTGGCGCCGGACATTCCCTTGCCTGATTTTGCCGAGAATCTGGAAGCGCGGCTGATCCTGCTGCAGCGCCGGCTGGACGACCGCCGCGGGCCGTTGCGGATCGAGAAGACCGGGCGCGGGCGGTTCCGGCTGCTGGTGGAGACGCCGCTGCGGCTGGAAGAGATGCAGTGA
- a CDS encoding LysR family transcriptional regulator, translating to MNETGAERQALARLGQQMDWNLLRTFMVIVQEGSITKASVRLFLTQPAVSLALKRLEEQLGRTLIDRGPGRFAVTAAGEQVYDEAVAIHATVSRLGALVRDAKDEISGHVHILMTSRIQTPLLDRSLREFHRMYPQVTFRIDVMASADAHIALQQRVGAMAICLLREPIPGLSSQVFLRQTYRLYCGSEFRLFGQRDIDIAELRHENFVSFTSDQIDGALSPLTLFRAREGFAGRVVASSANLEEVRRMIVCGLGIGPLPEHIAARDVDDGMLWELPPYEGIAPVNVHLIWNEQAKLNRAERAFLDYLQTALATAPARELAGVSPVP from the coding sequence GTGAACGAAACCGGGGCGGAACGGCAGGCTTTGGCCCGTCTTGGGCAGCAGATGGACTGGAATCTGCTGCGCACCTTCATGGTGATCGTGCAGGAGGGGAGCATCACCAAGGCCTCCGTCCGCCTGTTTTTGACGCAGCCCGCGGTCAGCCTCGCGCTGAAGCGGCTGGAGGAGCAGCTCGGCCGCACCCTGATCGACCGCGGCCCCGGCCGCTTCGCCGTCACTGCCGCCGGTGAGCAGGTCTATGACGAGGCGGTGGCGATCCACGCGACCGTGTCGCGCCTGGGCGCCCTGGTTCGTGACGCCAAGGACGAGATCAGCGGCCATGTCCACATCCTGATGACCAGCCGCATCCAGACGCCGTTGCTCGACCGCTCGCTGCGGGAATTCCACCGCATGTATCCGCAGGTGACCTTCCGCATCGACGTGATGGCCTCGGCCGACGCTCATATCGCCTTGCAGCAGCGTGTCGGCGCCATGGCGATCTGCCTGCTGCGCGAACCGATTCCCGGATTGTCCAGCCAGGTGTTCCTGCGCCAGACCTACCGCCTCTATTGCGGCTCCGAGTTCCGCCTTTTCGGGCAGCGCGACATCGACATCGCAGAACTGCGGCACGAGAATTTCGTCTCCTTCACCTCCGACCAGATCGACGGCGCCCTGTCTCCGCTGACGCTGTTCCGTGCGCGGGAGGGCTTCGCCGGACGCGTCGTCGCCTCGTCCGCCAATCTGGAGGAGGTGCGCCGCATGATCGTCTGCGGTCTCGGCATCGGGCCGCTGCCGGAGCACATCGCCGCCCGCGACGTCGACGACGGCATGCTGTGGGAATTGCCGCCCTATGAGGGGATCGCGCCGGTCAACGTCCACCTGATCTGGAACGAACAGGCCAAGCTGAACCGGGCGGAGCGGGCCTTCCTGGATTATCTGCAGACGGCGCTCGCCACCGCCCCGGCGCGGGAACTGGCTGGCGTGTCACCTGTCCCGTAA
- a CDS encoding M20 family metallopeptidase encodes MTRETADRLDHALPDPGLRAAILDAADAAQDECVALLSDLVRQPSLLGEEAGAQALMADRFAALGLEVDRFDVDEEAISRMPGFSPPVLPGAYAGRENVVGVHRPREAKGRSLILNGHIDVVPAGPAELWTTPPFEPRIADGRLYGRGAGDMKAGIAAYTAAFGALRTLGYRPAAPVYLQSVIEEECTGNGALACLHRGYRADAAVIPEPFNHTISVAQVGVMWLRLVLTGTPAHVLDTSAGVNAIEAAYALAAHLKALEVRWNEPSCRHPAFCGHAHPVNINLGRIEGGEWPSSVPTRCALDLRLGFFPGQEPEAVRAEVTRAVEQARSTDPALASVGVALQWNGFQAAGCEIDPAHPLVTMLADSHRAVRGGDPELVALTCTTDARFFQLYGDTPATCYGPEATRIHGIDESVSLDSVRDVTRVLALFIAGWCGLEPI; translated from the coding sequence ATGACACGAGAAACGGCAGACCGTCTCGACCATGCGTTGCCGGACCCCGGCCTGCGTGCCGCCATCCTGGACGCCGCCGACGCAGCGCAGGACGAGTGCGTGGCCCTGCTGTCGGACCTCGTGCGCCAGCCGTCGCTGCTGGGGGAGGAAGCCGGGGCGCAGGCTCTGATGGCCGACCGCTTCGCCGCGCTCGGGCTGGAGGTCGACCGTTTCGACGTGGACGAGGAGGCGATCTCCCGCATGCCGGGCTTCTCGCCGCCGGTGTTGCCGGGCGCCTATGCCGGTCGGGAGAATGTCGTCGGCGTCCATCGCCCGCGCGAGGCGAAGGGGCGCTCGCTGATCCTGAACGGCCACATCGACGTGGTGCCGGCCGGCCCGGCGGAGCTGTGGACCACTCCGCCCTTCGAGCCGCGCATCGCCGACGGACGGCTCTACGGCCGCGGCGCCGGCGACATGAAGGCGGGCATCGCCGCCTATACCGCCGCCTTCGGCGCGCTGCGCACGCTGGGCTACCGGCCGGCCGCCCCCGTCTATCTGCAATCGGTGATCGAGGAGGAGTGCACCGGCAATGGCGCGCTCGCCTGCCTGCACCGCGGCTACCGTGCCGACGCCGCGGTGATCCCGGAGCCGTTCAACCATACCATCTCCGTCGCGCAGGTCGGCGTGATGTGGCTGCGGCTGGTGCTGACCGGCACGCCGGCCCATGTGCTCGACACCTCGGCGGGGGTGAACGCCATCGAGGCGGCCTATGCGCTGGCGGCGCACCTGAAGGCGCTGGAAGTGCGGTGGAACGAGCCGTCCTGCCGCCATCCCGCCTTCTGCGGCCACGCCCATCCCGTCAACATCAATCTCGGCCGGATTGAGGGCGGCGAGTGGCCGTCGTCAGTCCCGACGCGCTGCGCGCTCGACCTCCGGCTCGGCTTCTTCCCCGGGCAGGAGCCGGAGGCGGTCCGCGCCGAGGTGACACGGGCGGTGGAGCAGGCGCGCTCCACCGACCCGGCTCTTGCCAGTGTGGGCGTCGCGTTGCAGTGGAACGGCTTCCAGGCCGCCGGCTGCGAGATCGACCCGGCCCATCCGCTGGTGACCATGCTGGCCGACAGCCATCGCGCCGTGCGCGGCGGCGACCCGGAGCTGGTGGCGCTGACCTGCACCACCGACGCCCGCTTCTTCCAGCTGTACGGCGATACCCCCGCCACCTGCTACGGCCCGGAGGCGACGCGTATCCACGGCATCGACGAATCGGTGTCGCTGGACAGCGTGCGCGACGTCACCCGCGTGCTGGCACTGTTCATCGCCGGCTGGTGCGGCCTGGAACCCATCTGA
- a CDS encoding class II aldolase/adducin family protein, protein MIAASLTATAAHAPRATRDCSDVEWKVRTDLAAAYRLFDRLGMTDLIYTHMSARIPDTPDHFLINPYGLMFHEVTPDNLVKVDIDGNLVDGREGDAINPAGFTIHSAVHHARPDVGAVIHLHTDAGMAVSAQADGLLPITQHSLRWYNRIAYHTYEGIALDLAERERLVADLGSHHSMILRNHGLLTAGQDVAEAAVLMYYLEQACKQQIMALAGGRPLVYPSPEVCEHTAQQYERAYPKAGVLEWDALLRWLDGTSGPVGPR, encoded by the coding sequence ATGATCGCCGCCTCCCTGACCGCCACCGCCGCCCACGCCCCGCGCGCCACCCGCGACTGCTCCGACGTGGAGTGGAAGGTGCGAACCGATCTGGCCGCCGCCTACAGGCTGTTCGACCGGCTCGGCATGACCGACCTGATCTACACCCACATGTCGGCGCGGATTCCCGATACCCCCGACCATTTCCTGATCAACCCCTATGGCCTGATGTTCCACGAGGTGACACCCGACAACCTCGTGAAGGTCGACATCGACGGCAATCTGGTGGACGGGCGCGAGGGTGACGCCATCAACCCCGCCGGCTTCACCATCCACAGCGCCGTCCATCACGCCCGCCCCGACGTCGGCGCCGTCATCCACCTGCACACCGACGCCGGCATGGCGGTGAGCGCCCAGGCCGACGGGCTGCTGCCGATCACCCAGCATTCGCTGCGCTGGTACAACCGCATCGCCTATCACACCTACGAAGGCATCGCGCTCGACCTGGCGGAGCGCGAGCGGCTGGTCGCCGATCTCGGCAGCCATCACAGCATGATCCTGCGCAACCACGGCCTGCTGACCGCCGGCCAGGACGTCGCCGAGGCGGCGGTGCTGATGTACTACCTGGAGCAGGCCTGCAAGCAGCAGATCATGGCGCTGGCCGGCGGCCGGCCGCTGGTCTACCCGTCGCCCGAGGTCTGCGAACACACGGCGCAGCAATATGAACGCGCCTATCCGAAGGCCGGCGTCCTGGAATGGGACGCGCTGCTGCGCTGGCTGGACGGCACGTCCGGGCCGGTGGGGCCGCGGTGA
- a CDS encoding ABC transporter substrate-binding protein — protein MTRRLTGIPASFRRSFQGGFTRGVHRAAAAGLLAAVLAVPGTAALVAAPAMAQETPVRGGVLNSIVQPEPPTLMLGLNQQGPTQTVAGKIYQGLLTYDQKLNPMPSLAESWTVSPDGLTYTFKLFQNVKWHDGKPFTAKDVVFSTSKFLMEVHPRARAVFSRCESITAVDDNTVEFKLKEAFPAFIQAFEVSSAPMVPAHLYEGTDYRANPANTTPVGTGPFKLKEWVKGSYIQLVRNEDYYKKDLPYLDGITFRVIPDAASRSLALESGQVQQTQYSDLEPFEVPRMKALPNLTMTTAGYEFVAPLSWLEINHRVKPLDDKRFRKAIAYAIDRKFIRDKIWFGLGRVPTGPINSVVKFYDPKVTTYEPDLAKAKALLDEMGLKPDGKGVRATVKIMPMPYGETWTRLGEYLKQSLSKVGIAVVLESTDAAGWSQRVANWDYEITTNFVYQYGDPALGVARTYISSNIRKGVMFSNTMGYSNPKVDELFAKASQENDPAKRQEQYSEVQRILSDELPVVWLLEMEFPTFLDKRVKNANTTAIGVNDTYESVWLAK, from the coding sequence ATGACCAGACGCCTTACCGGTATCCCCGCCAGCTTCCGCCGTAGTTTTCAGGGCGGCTTCACCCGCGGCGTCCACCGCGCCGCCGCCGCAGGCCTGCTGGCCGCCGTGCTCGCCGTTCCCGGCACCGCGGCACTGGTCGCCGCTCCGGCCATGGCCCAGGAGACGCCGGTCCGCGGCGGTGTCCTCAACTCCATCGTGCAGCCCGAACCGCCGACCCTGATGCTGGGGCTGAACCAGCAGGGTCCGACCCAGACGGTCGCCGGCAAGATCTATCAGGGCCTGTTGACCTACGACCAGAAGCTGAACCCGATGCCGTCGCTGGCCGAGAGCTGGACGGTCTCGCCGGACGGGCTGACCTACACCTTCAAGCTGTTCCAGAATGTCAAATGGCATGACGGCAAGCCCTTCACCGCGAAGGACGTCGTGTTCTCGACCTCCAAGTTCCTGATGGAGGTTCACCCGCGGGCGCGTGCCGTCTTCAGCCGCTGCGAGTCGATCACCGCGGTTGATGACAACACCGTCGAGTTCAAGCTGAAGGAGGCCTTCCCCGCCTTCATTCAGGCCTTCGAGGTGTCCTCCGCCCCGATGGTGCCGGCCCACCTTTATGAAGGCACCGATTACCGCGCCAACCCGGCCAACACCACGCCGGTCGGCACCGGCCCCTTCAAGCTGAAGGAATGGGTCAAGGGCAGCTACATCCAGCTCGTCCGCAACGAGGACTATTACAAGAAGGACCTGCCCTACCTGGACGGCATCACCTTCCGCGTGATCCCGGACGCCGCCAGCCGCTCGCTGGCGCTGGAGAGCGGACAGGTGCAGCAAACCCAGTACAGCGATCTGGAGCCCTTCGAGGTTCCGCGCATGAAGGCGCTGCCCAACCTGACCATGACCACCGCCGGCTACGAGTTCGTCGCGCCGCTGTCCTGGCTGGAGATCAACCACCGCGTCAAGCCGCTGGACGACAAGCGCTTCCGCAAGGCCATCGCCTACGCCATCGACCGCAAGTTCATCCGCGACAAGATTTGGTTCGGGCTCGGGCGCGTGCCGACCGGTCCGATCAACTCGGTGGTCAAGTTCTACGATCCGAAGGTGACCACCTACGAGCCCGATCTCGCCAAGGCCAAGGCACTGCTGGACGAAATGGGGCTGAAACCCGACGGCAAGGGCGTGCGCGCCACCGTCAAGATCATGCCGATGCCCTATGGCGAGACCTGGACCCGCCTGGGCGAATATCTGAAGCAGTCGCTGTCCAAGGTCGGCATCGCCGTCGTCCTGGAAAGCACCGACGCCGCCGGCTGGAGCCAGCGCGTCGCCAACTGGGACTACGAGATCACCACGAATTTCGTCTACCAGTATGGCGATCCGGCGCTGGGCGTGGCCCGCACCTACATCTCGTCCAACATCCGCAAGGGCGTGATGTTCTCCAACACGATGGGCTATTCCAACCCGAAGGTGGACGAGCTGTTCGCCAAGGCGTCGCAGGAGAACGATCCGGCCAAGCGCCAGGAGCAGTACAGCGAGGTCCAGCGCATCCTGTCCGACGAGCTGCCGGTCGTGTGGCTGCTGGAGATGGAATTCCCGACCTTCCTCGACAAGCGGGTGAAGAACGCCAACACCACCGCCATCGGTGTCAACGACACCTATGAGAGCGTCTGGCTGGCGAAGTAA
- a CDS encoding ABC transporter permease — translation MLGFAQLFASRLVKAAAILIAIVVMNFFLVHAAPGDPAMVMAGEAGAADEKFVAQLREQFGLDRPILEQLGTYVGKIVQGDLGFSYRQQRPVWDILAERLPATLVLTLTAFLLALALGVALGTLAAVTVGTWADSAITVVALLAYATPIYWIGLMLSLLFSIQLGWLPAFGYETVGAGYTGLAHVADVAKHLILPVITLALFYMASYARLTRASMLEVRGLDFIKTAKAKGLSQGRIVTRHVLRNAILPVITVAGIQAGQLVGGSILIETVFAWPGIGRLAFEAVLQRDYQVLLGIFLVTSIMVILFNILTDILYGLVDPRIQVSQ, via the coding sequence ATGCTGGGATTCGCCCAACTCTTCGCGAGCCGCCTGGTCAAGGCCGCCGCGATCCTGATAGCCATCGTGGTGATGAACTTCTTCCTCGTCCATGCCGCCCCCGGCGACCCGGCCATGGTGATGGCGGGCGAAGCCGGGGCCGCCGACGAGAAGTTCGTGGCACAGCTGCGCGAGCAGTTCGGGCTCGACCGCCCGATCCTCGAACAGCTCGGCACCTATGTCGGCAAGATCGTGCAGGGCGATCTCGGCTTTTCCTACCGGCAGCAGCGGCCGGTCTGGGACATCCTGGCGGAACGGCTGCCGGCCACCCTGGTGCTGACGCTGACCGCCTTCCTGCTGGCGCTGGCGCTGGGCGTGGCGCTCGGCACGCTGGCCGCCGTCACGGTCGGCACCTGGGCCGACAGCGCCATCACCGTCGTGGCACTGCTGGCCTACGCCACGCCGATCTACTGGATCGGGCTGATGCTGAGCCTGCTGTTCTCGATCCAGCTGGGATGGCTGCCAGCCTTCGGCTACGAGACGGTCGGGGCCGGCTATACCGGGCTTGCCCATGTCGCCGACGTGGCCAAGCACCTGATCCTGCCGGTCATCACGCTGGCGCTGTTCTACATGGCGAGCTACGCGCGCCTCACCCGCGCCTCGATGCTGGAGGTGCGCGGCCTCGATTTCATCAAGACCGCCAAGGCCAAGGGGCTGTCGCAGGGGCGGATCGTCACCCGCCATGTGCTGCGCAACGCCATCCTGCCGGTCATCACCGTGGCCGGCATCCAGGCCGGGCAGCTGGTCGGCGGCTCCATCCTGATCGAAACGGTGTTCGCCTGGCCCGGCATCGGCCGGCTGGCCTTCGAGGCGGTGCTGCAGCGCGACTATCAGGTGCTGCTGGGCATCTTCCTGGTCACGTCGATCATGGTGATCCTCTTCAACATCCTGACCGACATCCTCTACGGCCTCGTCGATCCGCGCATCCAGGTGTCCCAATGA